GTAGATGGCCTTCCGCTTCTGCTCGTCGATCGTCGAGCGCGCCTCGTCGACGAGCTTGTCGAGCGCCGGATCGTTCGGGTAGTCGGGCGACGGCGTGCTCTTGGTCCGCCACAGGGGGCCGAAGTCGATGTCCGCGTCGAACATCCAGTTCCCCCAGCTGTTGAAGATGATGCCGTCGAGCTTACCGGCGTTGGCCTGCGAGTAGAACGTCCCCGCCTCGTACAGCTTGGGGACCACCCGGAGGTACTCGGGGCCGAGCTTGTTGAGCTCGCCGATGATCCCCTCGCCCATGTCCTTGTCCTTGGTGTACCGGCCCTGGATGAAGTGGAAGTTGACCGTGATGGGCAGCGGCAGGCCGGACTCCTTCAGGAGCTTGCGGGCCTTGTCCGGGTCGTGCGGGTAGAAGGGCAGCGTCGGGTCGTAGCCGAAGTGGTACTTGCCGACGATCGTCGAGAGCCGCTCGCCCAGCCCGCTGTAGATCGTACGGAGCAGCTCGCCGACGTTCGCGGCGTAGTTGAACGCCTGCCGCACCTTCACATTGTTGGTGGGCGGCACGTGGGCGTTCATCCGCCACCAGCCGAACCGGTTGCTGGTGACGTGCTCGACCCGACCTCGCCCGGACCGGTTGATGATGTCCGCCTGCTCGGCGGGGACGGCCACGGTGACGTCGGCCTGCCCCGACATGAGCGCCGACACCCGGGTCGAGGCCTCCGGCACGGTGCGGATGATCACCTTCTCGAACGCCGGCGCCCCGCCCCAATACTGCTGGTTGGCCTCCATCACGAGGTCGCCGTCTTTTACCCAGCTCACAAAGCGGTAGGGCCCGGTGCCGTTCGCGTGGTTCTGCAGGTAGGCGGTCGGGTTCTCGCTGTAGAACTTCGGCGACACCATCCGCATGCCGAACCCGTTGAAGCGGTTCAGGACGATGGGATCGGGCACCTTGGTGATCACGTTGACGGTGTACCGGTCGACCGGCTCGCCGCGGTCGATGGTGTCGTACGCGTGCCAGGCGACGGTGGGCGGCAGGAAGTTCTTGTCCACCCGGCCCAGCAGCCGATCGATGCTGAACTTCACCGCCTCCGCATCGAAGTCCTCGCCATTGTGGAACTTGACCTTCTCGCGCAGCTTGAACTGGAAGGTCGTCTCGTTGACGCGCTTCCACGAGACGGCCAGCATCGGCTTCCAGCCCTTGTAGGGATCGATCGGATTGCTCATGTCGACCAGGTTCTCGAACATGTTGCCGAGCGGGCTCTCGTCGTAGGTGTTGATGTGGTTCTGCGGGTCCATCGTCGCCCGGGGGACGCCGTACAGGATCATCAGCGGCTGCTTGCTCTGCGCCCCGGCGCGACGGATCAGCAACGGCCCGGACGCCACCCCGAGGCCGACCCCGGTGGCGACCCTGATGAAGCCGCGGCGGCTGATGTTCACGGTCGGCAGCTTGTCCAGGTAGGCTGTCCTCGCATCACTCATGGTTACCCTCCAGGTCGCCAAGGGGTTGAGCCGAGCAGGCCGTCCAAGTGGACCGTCTTCAGGCGAAGCAGGGCGAACCGTGCGGGCAGTGTAGGATCGCCCGTCGGGGCTTGTCAATACGGCCGGGCTGAGTCCGGGCTGGTCCCGCGCTCCTCAGGCGGACCGGTGGCTTCCCCTCGGCGATCGAGTGTCAGCGCGAACCCCACGCCGAAGCGCGCGTGGTAGTCCACCTCCTGGGTCAGCTCGCATGTTCCCTGCCCGCTGTAGGCGGTCAGGAGGTCTCGCTGGGTCTCGTGATCGGTGATGATCACCCACCGCGTCTCGGGCGGGTAGAGGGGGAATCGATCGAGACTGTGCCATGTCCCCCGCGCGAGCGCATACCCCTTGGAGCCGTCGAGCAGAAACGCGCGGACGTCGGTCGGATCCGGGACAGCCGTGCGATCCGATGAAGGCGGGGCGACCGCGACCACCGCCGGCGACCCTCCCAGCGGGAGGAATGTCTGCGTCAGGTTGAAGTGCCGCTCGAGCTTCGAGAACCGAAGGCCCTGGTATGGCGTCCTCAGGAGCATCACGAGTGGCCGGCCCGAGCTGAAGTCGACGGCCCACCCCTGGGTGCCGCTCTCGGTCTCGAAGTCGGGCGGTCGGTCCTTGGCCGAGACGACCTGCCCGAAGGGGGCGAAGGCCTCCTCGGTCAGCGGCTCGACCCTCACCTGGTGGACGGTGGACATCGGCGCTCAGGGCGCCAGGACGATGCGGACCGCGTTCCGGCCGTAGACCTGCACGAGACGCTCCACGACCCGGACGACGAGCGGCGCGAGATCCGG
This portion of the Candidatus Methylomirabilota bacterium genome encodes:
- a CDS encoding ABC transporter substrate-binding protein, whose translation is MSDARTAYLDKLPTVNISRRGFIRVATGVGLGVASGPLLIRRAGAQSKQPLMILYGVPRATMDPQNHINTYDESPLGNMFENLVDMSNPIDPYKGWKPMLAVSWKRVNETTFQFKLREKVKFHNGEDFDAEAVKFSIDRLLGRVDKNFLPPTVAWHAYDTIDRGEPVDRYTVNVITKVPDPIVLNRFNGFGMRMVSPKFYSENPTAYLQNHANGTGPYRFVSWVKDGDLVMEANQQYWGGAPAFEKVIIRTVPEASTRVSALMSGQADVTVAVPAEQADIINRSGRGRVEHVTSNRFGWWRMNAHVPPTNNVKVRQAFNYAANVGELLRTIYSGLGERLSTIVGKYHFGYDPTLPFYPHDPDKARKLLKESGLPLPITVNFHFIQGRYTKDKDMGEGIIGELNKLGPEYLRVVPKLYEAGTFYSQANAGKLDGIIFNSWGNWMFDADIDFGPLWRTKSTPSPDYPNDPALDKLVDEARSTIDEQKRKAIYSQLQKMMWESSFAIFGMQVVDMYGVSSRVNWKPRPDEMIWAKEMKPRSA
- a CDS encoding ureidoglycolate lyase, with the translated sequence MSTVHQVRVEPLTEEAFAPFGQVVSAKDRPPDFETESGTQGWAVDFSSGRPLVMLLRTPYQGLRFSKLERHFNLTQTFLPLGGSPAVVAVAPPSSDRTAVPDPTDVRAFLLDGSKGYALARGTWHSLDRFPLYPPETRWVIITDHETQRDLLTAYSGQGTCELTQEVDYHARFGVGFALTLDRRGEATGPPEERGTSPDSARPY